The Triticum aestivum cultivar Chinese Spring chromosome 3A, IWGSC CS RefSeq v2.1, whole genome shotgun sequence genome includes a region encoding these proteins:
- the LOC123057661 gene encoding uncharacterized protein, producing MASTTSGSLPSSPSLPGTGAEQEFSSVDPHGLFLPSSPSPASLYFDHDSTFQGFLSTSSPTRATATPPHPAAPSKPPKKRPRASRRPPTTVLTTDTSNFRAMVQEFTGFPAPPFAVGLSPFVRPRLLGGASAYGSPFLVRPCPLKYPQQNPALLSSIGTCTTTGGGANSLMHALTLLARSNAMPSTPADVTTARGSGSADQYGGHHGHGMGDFNFNPFDDFETETSASAEGDKAANGDHAGFFSSLGGAGDKYDQH from the coding sequence ATGGCGTCCACCACCAGTGGCAGCCTCccgtcctctccctcgctcccGGGCACTGGGGCCGAACAAGAATTCTCCTCCGTCGACCCCCACGGCCTCTTCCTCCCCTCATCCCCATCCCCCGCTAGCCTATACTTCGACCACGACTCCACCTTTCAAGGCTTCTTGTCCACATCCTCCCCCACGCGGGCAACAGCGACTCCACCTCACCctgcggccccgtcaaagccgccCAAGAAGCGCCCCagagcctcccgccgcccacccaccaccgtGCTCACCACCGACACCTCCAACTTCCGCGCCATGGTACAGGAGTTCACCGGCTTCCCGGCGCCACCATTTGCCGTCGGGCTGTCCCCGTTCGTCCGCCCGCGGCTCCTCGGTGGCGCCTCCGCCTACGGCTCCCCCTTCCTGGTACGCCCGTGCCCTCTCAAGTACCCGCAGCAAAACCCTGCACTGCTGTCCTCCATCGGCACTTGCACCACCACCGGCGGCGGAGCCAACTCTCTCATGCACGCGCTCACGCTGTTGGCGAGGAGCAACGCTATGCCAAGTACCCCCGCTGATGTTACGACGGCCAGAGGATCAGGTTCTGCTGATCAGTACGGTGGCCACCACGGCCACGGCATGGGAGATttcaatttcaacccgtttgacgACTTCGAGACTGAGACTTCGGCATCGGCGGAAGGCGACAAGGCGGCGAACGGCGACCATGCTGGGTTCTTCTCTTCCTTAGGCGGCGCCGGAGATAAGTACGACCAGCACTAG